A single genomic interval of Helianthus annuus cultivar XRQ/B chromosome 13, HanXRQr2.0-SUNRISE, whole genome shotgun sequence harbors:
- the LOC110897517 gene encoding alpha,alpha-trehalose-phosphate synthase [UDP-forming] 1 translates to MPANKYNSNGNTSVPSSRIERLLRERELRKNSKASNSNEPNTNDGFEFSDNLVEQYLEGASAARDSWEKPDGGLFTQRLLVVANRLPVSAVRRGEESWSLEVSAGGLVSALLGVKEVEAKWIGWAGVNVPDEPGQRALTTALAEKRCIPVFLDEEVVHQYYNGYCNNILWPLFHYLGLPQEDRLATTRSFQSQFAAYKKANQMFADVVNEHYEEGDVVWCHDYHLMFLPKCLKDHNSNMKVGWFLHTPFPSSEIHRTLPSRSELLRAVLAADLVGFHTYDYARHFVSACTRILGLEGTPEGVEDQGRLTRVAAFPIGIDSDRFIRALENPQVQEHMKELKERFSGRKVMLGVDRLDMIKGIPQKILAFEKFLEENPYWRDKVVLLQIAVPTRTDVPEYQKLTSQVHEIVGRINGRFGTLTTVPIHHLDRSLDFQALCALYAVTDIAIVTSLRDGMNLVSYEYVACQDAKRGVLILSEFAGAAQSLGAGAILVNPWNITEVAASIGQALNMSAEEREKRHCHNFLHVTTHTAQEWAETFVSELNDTVVEAQQRIRQVPPPLPVEEAIECYLQSSNRLIILGFSATLTEPIDTPGRRGGDQIREMDLKLHPELKESLMKLCDDPHTTVVVLSGSDQSVLDDNFGEFNMWLAAENGMFLRSAKGAWMTTMPEHSNMEWVDSVKHVFEYFTERTPRSHFELRETSLVWNYKYADVEFGRLQARDMLQHLWTGPISNASVDVVQGSRSVEVRAAGVTKGITIVRILGEIVHSKSISSPIDYVLCIGHFLGKDEDIFTFFEPELPYNGMGIPRPKLSDATKGPGDKKHSKSGPKTSQKQQRPLQSPHNKPTINNNRNNGFENGGKRSSSVAPDKVSWNVLDLKADNYFSCAVGRTRTNARYLLPTSDDVVSFLKDLTQAF, encoded by the exons ATGCCTGCAAATAAGTACAACAGCAATGGCAACACATCAGTCCCATCGAGTCGTATCGAGAGACTTTTACGAGAAAGAGAGCTAAGAAAGAACAGCAAAGCTTCAAATTCTAATGAACCAAACACTAATGATGGCTTTGAGTTTAGTGATAATTTGGTTGAACAATATCTAGAAGGTGCTTCTGCTGCGCGCGACAGTTGGGAGAAACCGGATGGTGGACTGTTTACGCAGCGCTTATTGGTTGTTGCTAACAGACTGCCTGTTTCTGCGGTTAGACGAGGTGAAGAAAGTTGGTCGCTTGAAGTTAGTGCTGGCGGGCTTGTTAGCGCGCTTCTTG GTGTTAAGGAGGTTGAAGCAAAATGGATCGGGTGGGCTGGTGTAAATGTGCCCGATGAGCCCGGGCAACGAGCGTTAACTACAGCATTGGCTGAGAAG AGATGTATACCGGTGTTTCTTGATGAAGAAGTTGTGCATCAATATTACAACGGCTATTGTAACAACATATTATGGCCTCTTTTTCATTATCTCGGTCTTCCACAAGAAGACCGTCTAGCAACAACTAGAAGCTTCCAATCTCAATTTGCAGCGTACAAGAAAGCGAATCAAATGTTTGCTGATGTGGTGAACGAGCATTACGAAGAAGGTGATGTGGTTTGGTGCCATGATTATCACCTTATGTTCCTTCCAAAATGCTTAAAAGATCATAACAGTAACATGAAAGTTGGTTGGTTTCTTCATACACCGTTTCCGTCTTCTGAAATTCATAGAACATTGCCTTCTCGTTCTGAGCTATTACGCGCAGTTCTCGCTGCTGATCTGGTTGG TTTCCATACGTATGATTATGCAAGACATTTCGTTAGTGCTTGTACTCGTATACTTGGACTCGAAGGTACTCCTGAAGGTGTAGAGGATCAAGGGAGGCTGACGCGTGTTGCTGCG TTTCCAATTGGTATAGATTCAGATCGTTTCATTCGTGCGCTCGAGAATCCACAAGTGCAAGAACATATGAAAGAACTAAAAGAGAGATTTTCAGGGAGAAAG GTAATGTTAGGTGTTGACCGACTAGATATGATCAAAGGGATTCCCCAAAAGATCCTTGCATTTGAGAAGTTTTTGGAAGAGAATCCATATTGGCGTGATAAAGTGGTTTTGTTACAGATTGCCGTACCAACAAGAACCGACGTTCCCGAGT ATCAGAAACTCACGAGTCAAGTCCATGAAATTGTGGGCCGGATCAATGGAAGATTCGGGACACTAACAACGGTTCCAATTCACCATCTG GACCGGTCTCTTGATTTTCAAGCTTTATGTGCACTATATGCGGTCACCG ATATAGCAATTGTCACATCTTTGAGGGACGGAATGAATCTCGTCAGTTATGAGTATGTGGCATGCCAAGATGCTAAAAGAGGGGTGCTGATTTTAAGTGAG TTTGCGGGAGCAGCACAATCCCTTGGTGCTGGGGCTATTCTTGTTAACCCATGGAATATAACCGAAGTTGCAGCTTCAATAGGCCAAGCTTTGAATATGAGcgctgaagaaagagaaaaacgCCACTGCCACAACTTCTTGCATGTCACGACCCATACTGCTCAAGAATGGGCCGAAACTTTTGTCAG TGAACTGAACGATACTGTAGTTGAAGCACAACAAAGAATAAGGCAAGTTCCACCACCACTGCCAGTTGAAGAGGCTATCGAGTGTTATTTACAGTCAAGTAATCGATTAATCATACTG GGATTCAGTGCTACATTAACCGAACCAATTGATACTCCTGGTAGACGTGGAGGTGATCAGATCCGTGAAATGGATCTTAAATTGCACCCGGAGTTGAAAGAATCACTGATGAAGCTTTGCGATGATCCACATACAACCGTTGTTGTTCTTAGTGGAAGTGATCAGAGTGTATTGGATGAT AACTTTGGTGAGTTTAACATGTGGTTGGCGGCTGAGAATGGAATGTTTCTGCGATCCGCTAAGGGAGCATGGATGACAACTATGCCCGAGCATTCAAATATGGAATGGGTCGACAGTGTAAAG CATGTCTTTGAGTATTTTACTGAAAGAACACCGCGATCACATTTTGAGCTTCGTGAGACATCACTGGTATGGAATTACAAGTATGCAG ATGTTGAATTCGGGAGGCTTCAAGCCCGAGACATGCTGCAGCATTTGTGGACCGGCCCGATATCTAATGCATCTGTGGATGTTGTACAAGGTAGCCGATCAGTTGAAGTTCGAGCAGCTGGTGTAACTAAG GGTATCACAATTGTTCGTATATTGGGCGAGATAGTTCATAGCAAATCTATTTCATCCCCAATTGATTATGTCCTATGTATCGGCCATTTTCTAGGGAAG GACGAGGATATATTCACCTTTTTCGAGCCAGAGCTTCCCTACAACGGCATGGGTATTCCCCGACCCAAACTAAGTGATGCTACAAAGGGTCCCGGAGATAAGAAACACTCTAAAAGTGGGCCGAAAACGTCTCAGAAGCAGCAACGACCTCTTCAAAGTCCACATAACAAACCAACAATAAACAATAACAGGAACAATGGTTTTGAGAATGGTGGAAAACGGTCATCATCGGTGGCACCTGACAAGGTGTCATGGAATGTTCTAGATCTTAAAGCAGATAACTATTTCTCGTGTGCCGTAGGACGGACCCGGACAAACGCGCGGTACCTTTTACCAACATCGGATGACGTGGTTTCGTTTTTGAAAGATCTTACTCAAGCCTTTTGA
- the LOC110897518 gene encoding trifunctional UDP-glucose 4,6-dehydratase/UDP-4-keto-6-deoxy-D-glucose 3,5-epimerase/UDP-4-keto-L-rhamnose-reductase RHM1 — translation MATYEPKNILITGAAGFIASHVANRLIRNYPDYKIVVLDKLDYCSNLKNLNPSRSSPNFKFVKGDIGSADLVNYLLITESIDTIMHFAAQTHVDNSFGNSFEFTKNNIYGTHVLLEACKVTGQIRRFIHVSTDEVYGETEEDAVVGNHEASQLLPTNPYSATKAGAEMLVMAYGRSYGLPVITTRGNNVYGPNQFPEKLIPKFILLAMRGQPLPIHGDGSNVRSYLYCEDVAEAFEVILHKGEVGHVYNIGTKKERRVIDVAKDMCKLFNMDPDSSIKFVENRPFNDQRYFLDDEKLKSLGWSERTIWEEGLKKTIEWYTSNPNWWGDVSGALLPHPRMLMMPGGVDRLVDGPENADFDSADVAINTSQIGVQIPSSKASGIAPKKPALKFLIYGKTGWIGGLLGKLCEKQQIQYEYGKGRLEDRSQLLADIQTIKPTHVFNAAGVTGRPNVDWCESHKTETIRTNVSGTLNLADVCREHGLLMINFATGCIFEYDAKHPEGSGIGFKEEDTPNFTGSFYSKTKAMVEELLKEYDNVCTLRVRMPISSDLNNPRNFITKIARYDKVVNIPNSMTILDELLPISMEMAKRNLRGIWNFTNPGVVSHNEILEMYKEYINPEFKWVNFTLEEQAKVIVAARSNNELDASKLKKEFPELLSIKESLIKYVFEPNKQQ, via the exons ATGGCTACTTACGAGCCAAAGAACATCCTTATCACTGGAGCTGCAGGCTTCATTGCCTCTCATGTTGCTAACCGGCTGATCAGAAACTACCCTGATTACAAGATCGTTGTGCTTGACAAGCTTGACTATTGTTCCAATCTGAAGAATCTTAACCCGTCCAGATCATCCCCCAACTTCAAGTTTGTGAAGGGGGATATCGGGAGCGCCGACCTCGTCAACTACCTTCTGATCACCGAGTCGATCGATACCATCATGCACTTTGCGGCACAGACTCACGTCGATAACTCGTTTGGCAACAGTTTTGAGTTCACAAAGAATAACATCTACGGAACGCATGTGCTTCTAGAAGCCTGCAAAGTCACCGGCCAGATTAGAAGGTTTATTCACGTGAGTACGGATGAGGTGTATGGAGAAACAGAGGAGGATGCCGTTGTTGGTAACCATGAAGCTTCGCAACTTCTTCCTACGAACCCGTATTCAGCCACAAAAGCTGGTGCGGAAATGCTTGTTATGGCTTACGGTAGGTCATACGGGTTGCCCGTGATCACCACTAGAGGAAACAATGTTTATGGCCCAAACCAGTTTCCGGAAAAACTAATCCCGAAGTTCATTCTCCTGGCGATGAGAGGACAACCGCTTCCGATTCACGGTGACGGTTCTAACGTAAGGAGTTACCTCTATTGCGAAGACGTTGCTGAGGCGTTTGAAGTAATTCTTCACAAGGGGGAAGTTGGTCATGTTTACAACATCGGGACCAAAAAGGAAAGGAGAGTGATTGATGTTGCAAAAGATATGTGTAAGCTTTTCAATATGGATCCAGATTCAAGCATTAAGTTTGTGGAGAACAGGCCGTTTAACGATCAGCGGTATTTCTTAGACGACGAGAAGTTGAAGAGCTTGGGTTGGTCCGAAAGGACCATATGGGAAGAGGGTCTGAAAAAGACCATCGAGTGGTACACGAGTAACCCGAACTGGTGGGGAGATGTCTCTGGAGCACTTCTGCCTCATCCAAGAATGTTAATGATGCCAGGTGGCGTTGACAGACTCGTTGACGGGCCGGAAAATGCTGATTTTGATTCAGCTGATGTGGCGATCAATACTTCTCAGATCGGAGTCCAGATCCCTAGCTCGAAAGCCAGTGGCATTGCTCCTAAGAAACCGGCTTTGAAGTTTCTCATTTATGGGAAAACAGGGTGGATCGGTGGTTTACTTGGGAAGTTATGtgaaaagcaacagattcaataCGAGTATGGAAAAGGTCGTTTGGAAGACCGTTCGCAACTTTTGGCTGATATTCAAACTATTAAACCTACTCATGTTTTCAATGCTGCTGGCGTCACTGGCAGACCAAATGTTGACTGGTGTGAATCTCACAAGACGGAAACTATTCGTACCAATGTGTCGGGCACACTCAATCTAGCTGACGTATGTAGAGAACATGGACTCTTGATGATTAACTTTGCTACTGGATGCATCTTTGAGTATGATGCTAAACACCCCGAAGGTTCCGGAATCGGTTTTAAGGAAGAAGATACGCCAAATTTCACTGGGTCCTTCTATTCAAAAACCAAAGCTATG GTGGAGGAGCTTTTGAAAGAGTATGACAATGTGTGCACGCTTAGAGTCCGAATGCCGATTTCATCCGATCTCAACAACCCACGCAACTTCATCACCAAGATTGCTCGTTACGATAAAGTTGTGAACATACCCAACAGCATGACAATCTTGGATGAGCTTTTACCGATTTCAATGGAGATGGCAAAGAGGAATCTGAGGGGAATCTGGAACTTTACGAATCCCGGGGTGGTAAGCCACAACGAGATTCTTGAAATGTACAAGGAGTACATAAACCCAGAATTCAAGTGGGTAAATTTCACTCTGGAAGAACAAGCAAAAGTGATTGTGGCCGCACGAAGCAATAACGAGTTGGATGCATCAAAGTTGAAGAAAGAGTTCCCCGAGCTGCTATCGATTAAGGAGTCGTTGATCAAGTACGTATTCGAACCGAACAAGCAACAGTGA